One segment of Pirellulales bacterium DNA contains the following:
- a CDS encoding type IV toxin-antitoxin system AbiEi family antitoxin domain-containing protein yields MPRSRDVSAAIQQFRQRGGTLRTREALEYGIHPETLYFLRDAGRITVLSRGLYKLADEPESSNPDLAVVAARAPGAAVCLVSALVFHDITTQIPAAVQLAVPRGAYSKIKLDPLPVQVFRFDPKTFEIGLEIHDLGGARVRIYNPARAVVDSFKFRNKLGLDIALEALRLARERKKVSNKDLLRYARLLRVERVLQPFLMALA; encoded by the coding sequence ATGCCCAGATCCCGCGACGTATCCGCTGCAATTCAGCAATTCCGCCAACGAGGGGGGACACTTCGAACGCGAGAGGCGCTCGAATACGGTATCCACCCCGAAACGCTCTACTTTCTGCGCGATGCCGGGCGAATTACTGTGCTCTCACGCGGGCTATATAAACTTGCTGACGAACCCGAATCCAGCAACCCGGACCTAGCAGTAGTCGCGGCACGCGCCCCCGGCGCAGCCGTATGTCTTGTTTCAGCACTCGTCTTTCACGACATCACGACGCAAATTCCGGCAGCAGTTCAGCTTGCAGTACCACGCGGTGCCTATTCCAAAATAAAGCTCGATCCACTGCCGGTGCAAGTCTTTCGCTTTGATCCCAAAACATTCGAGATTGGTCTTGAGATTCACGATCTGGGCGGTGCACGCGTGCGTATCTACAACCCAGCCAGAGCCGTTGTGGATAGCTTCAAATTCCGAAATAAGCTCGGACTCGATATCGCTCTCGAGGCTCTACGCCTCGCCCGAGAACGCAAAAAGGTATCGAATAAAGATCTCCTTCGCTACGCCCGGCTGCTGCGCGTCGAGCGAGTTCTGCAGCCCTTTCTGATGGCTCTCGCTTGA